tcccccaaaaatacacacaacagcaaccaagtcctgagggtgacaagtagttacaaaaatgttttgttcttctctttttagaaaacgtaagtaaattaaatcatatctgttctgtcaatttgtatgattttttttttacaatccaagttgtttatgctacagatgatatattcttgtgcaatttagttttagctgagatctgagcagttgattactctaaacactatcctttcctttcctttcactATCCTGTTCCCAGGGTGATTTTATTGCTGGCTACACAattgcaatttctttttctaatttgctaatactggcactgacactgatactgacaatacatcagtactgtttttttaggtggagcaagtacaagtaaatgtatatgaatactatgaatcacaattcagtgctgtgaaacaatttatgtcatggggtccaacagtaaatatttcagaggACTCAAAGTAAAAAAGTTTACCAGGATTAGTCCAGCTGGTCTCAAAACTGAGCCGGGCCAGGATTGCCCAGGGTTaacttgtgcttttctgttattacagacacacaagatggggcacgtccaggaccggtggaggagcgtggggagtcttaagaaacgcctgcgcatgatagggggggatggatctgcagaggagagggataaCATCTCTTTTCCCCCTCTGAAGAGTACCCCCCATATCGCAGGTCAGATCAGCATCTCCCACACATCTGCactgattttctttctcactttcttccaccactttctttcaaggtcaggtttttttccttcttctagaGCTTTTTTACTGATGCCCCGAGGCAGACGCCTTTCACGATCTGCTTTAGTCAAATCAGTGGTGACCAAACTGATCAAGGAACGTTTCCCCACTCTGTTGTGACCTTTAGATGAGCTGTCCCCTGCCCTTAAAGGGAAGAGAAGAGATGGTCCAGAGCAGCCTGGGCTGCAATCCTTCTCTAGGCCCGAGCTGGCCCTCACCCAGAGCCTTCAGTTTCTGGCCTCTGACGACTGGTAGGCATAAAGCAGTACTATCAGCATCCACCTATTCCgttttctatgaatacaattctgactagtgaaaatacagaccttgttgcccatagctctatacagttagacctctttccttgtcctggttgatgtatttctttccgttcactgaattcagggagaggaaggttgatGGACTGAGCTTTATAAGGCGTCTGTCCCAGCATCACCCTGTCATCCTGATCAGCAGACTGCACGATGTCTCCCTGGCGCTCGTGCAGGAGGtgtgatctctccaaaatattaattgttcatttgtatgattgcttttcactgtttttgtatccattctGAACCATTCATATAGAATGGTTCAAGAGAGGGGCACAGACGAGGCTCTTCAGTGCTGACGGTGGTTTGCCTTTCCCCAGGTGAAGAACTTGCGATCAGCTGTGTCTAGGATGGCAGTGGTGTGTCTGGGAGACGTGTTCACCTTCCTGAAGAGAAGGATGGACCCGGAACTGGGGAACACAGTGAAGGTGCTGCTAGAGAAAGCCGGAGAATCGAACACATTCATCCGACAAAGTGTAGACAGCACACTGGACTGCATGGTGCAGAGCTGTACCCCTGCTCGTGCAGTCAACGCGCTGCTGAATGGAGGTCTGAGGTGagggcagaaatatacagaatagaataatacccagaatcttagggtctgacttcaggagctgtgaagggtcatttacgtttcatggagcttgaaatcaaagcatgtaTTAAAGAATGTTTACTACAATGTTAATATCCAttcgttttctaaccactttctccaatttagggtcatagggtagctggagcctatttctgcaaacagcGGGTGTAAATCAGCCCAAACCTTGGACTtgtcaccagtccgtcacaggacagacacacagacacagacacgtgcacactcacaccagaaacacatgagaacacacaagcagatagcaccccaggtccgaaaTTGAACCCATTGGACACTgcgtggcagcaatgctaaccactgcgccaccatgctgccatacaatgctaacatacagtacttaaaaaaatataaaaacaacattagacagttaaatataattttttatcattttaaaagaaatctggttAAGCATTGGAAAATGAGGTCCACATTGCCAATGGTTAGGTGACAGGTTGATATGGTTTCAATCAAAGTAACAGCTcagtaatatacaatacaatgttcTGTGTGCACAGTCACCTGAACTCCAGAGTGAGGGCGTGTATGGCTCATCACCTGGCAGACCTGGTGGAGAGGATGGGTGCACATAACCTCCCCAGGGATATCACCAACCGCATCCTGCCTGCTGCCACTCGTCTGGCACAAGACGCCTCCCAGGAAACCAGGTACAAGCTTGCTCTTTTCCTAGACGGGTAAGATGGTGATATGCTTCAAGGAGCCAGCTTTGCAACTCCGTGGTGCAATGAGTCTCATGCAAAGATAtgtcatttcagacactttggacagcggttgctgtcttccctgaaggaCCGACTTTGAGCAAGAGGTACTGTCTGTGGTCTGCGGTCCTGTATTTTATAGTacagctctaattttaaaacagaaacatttcatttccttttaattgaaaatgtaggtctaaaatgtataaaatcacaatctacattcacaaacacattcaataggggacaatatacatcattaatagtcagactgtttatttaattaaaatgaatattacatttagTATGTGCTTTAGAAAGTTATAgagtattaaatattgtaatacatttctaccaatgcattttttaggttatCCTTTTACATTCATAGTACTAATCTGGAATAtgtttagcttccaatgtatttaaaggtatcgctcactaattaaaaactactttatttttttaaatgtctgttattcataatcagtgaatgaattaaagcaataactgaattgtgtgaaagatgaaaaatgaaagtactgtggcaGGCCTGTTCTGGTACACCCTTAATTAAATGTAGATGGGCTGGAGCTTGAGGCTCCCAGTGATGTTGCTTGACTGATTGATGGACGTATTGTATTCCGTATGCTTCATGTACATGATCACCCAGCCATTGTCTATCCTGGTGCCAACTTCCACCTTTACCAACTCTCCCACTTTTGTGTCTGTTAGACTTCCACAGagaataaaatcagaaagttcACAAAAAGCTGGATGTGAGCTGTTGACTAAGTGCACTGGAAGCAAGCGCCCTTGATGGAAGGCTGATTTCTAGAAAGTAGTCCCCAAAATGAATAAACCGATATAAGAAAACATAAGAGAAATATatgtagaaagaaaagtcattgcTTATTGCAAGACAGAAGTTAAAGATGCAATTGTTAAATATTCTGAGCAGCCCAGGGCACAATACATAGATGTTAGAAgaagtgttgtgctgttttttacaattggctttgttaaaccaatatgctaacaacaaaatcagtttggtttctttcaatttgatttaaaaatactactcaaatatcaaatgctatattaaatgtttattgctgtATTTAGTCTTAATCTATTCAAATCTATCGAAAAATAGATGGGGCAAAAGACAGGGTTTTTAGtgacagaataaatattttttatagaacatttaagcttgtctgtccttcaggtttcattacaatatgggctttgttgtttaaaaacatgtttaacaaaatattcatcaggaaacaatggagtgtgatgggagtgagcatttctttacaaaaatgatttttcttttgttcatctttCTCACAGGGTTACTCCACCATCCTTCGCTCTGTGCCATCTAGCACTGCCACCTTCACACTGGAACTGTCCAGCTACAAAGCCACGACTGCCCATGATCAGAACACCCTTCTCAGCCGAATGACAGGAGTGGCATGAAGCCTTCAGCCAAACTTGTTTGAACCAAGAAGTACAAGAAACTGTTTCACTCTTGAAAGCACCAGgctcaaacaaaatacaaaatgggctttgtcttttaagaaggTGTTGAATAAAcctgcatttcctttcatgtgttGTCATCCATTTTGCTGCAGGATATAACCTTGGAAGCACACTAAACAAAACCTATGTACAAAACCTCTGACTAAGAGTAGGATAGGTGATTGTTATGGATAAGTTAAGATGTACtgaacaaagtaacattttacacacatcaataaaaatttaaaattcagaagcattaaaaattaccccaagaaagCTAGCgcctttttctttcagtcttaCTTCCACCGTGGAGTCTTAGATCATGGTTGAACTGAATTTAACGGgacatattttaacatggaGTGTTGCTAGGGCTGCAAACATCAGtacctcttccaacaggagacacttttatGTTCAAATGCGGAACTTTGTGGGTCACAAGGGTCAGCTTGCAACCGTTCTCACCTCAAAAGCTGAGGGGTCCTCACGCGTCATTCTGTTGCGGTGGGAGACATGAGTGAGCACAGTGTCGTGTGTTGATGAGAAGTTGCTCAAACCTAACATTTCCGAAGAGGTGGAATGGGCAGTACGGGAATAAATATGATGGTGGAGCGTTGATAGTGCTACGCCGAAATAACagatttgcaattttttttagtcaagaagcaatacaaaaagaaaaaaatctcccactcctcctcactgaaacattcatcgcagtggcagctcctccaccttcttctaaattaaataaagtgaactagcgcttcatcagtaaatccccgtaaatgcccaaaccctacagaactggtgccttcagagagcacactacatctgtaaagatgacaaagcagtgtttatcatttttttcacttttctccactgtctcCATTAGTACctctaggtttgaacagtaaagcacagtagagattgaaaatttctgtctgctgggactcatttagagttaaaaagataaagaagataaagaccttgcctatgtcacgattatagtcccccctccttaagggtgctccagccctttcacttgtgactttattctatgcacctgctccctattcccagcccaccttaaaagccaggcgctgacgctcatccgggctctgcatctgatttccatattgtgcgagtccgggacctggaagcgcctggtcccgttaaggttttaatctcgggtcccgttcctgttccctgtccgccggttccgacccggccttcgtggttttaattcccttcttttgatggatctcctggttttggacttactccagtgtttttggatactctaaggattactctctgggattgttcgcctcggccacaccccgtgcaccagcgcaccttggacacgcccccctgtcttcagccccgttttactgcatgacgtttccctagtgtttccccactccgtcggactgtgtcgtccgcatagggtccggaaagaactgttcgttacagcctATTTTCCTTCTCAgtcagttcttgcatttgccctcaTTGTGTTAAGGTTGGTGCGTGTGTCAGTGCGTATGCTGCTGTGGGTTTTGATaagtgaagggtgttgagaaatgttaaccttgttttgcaggggtgacctcagatgtgagtgtagtgAGACAGCAACTGACCTATTGTaacgggcctgctgagcctgaggaggacaggctgatagtgcTGTCCCCTTCTGCTGCCAGACCCCCAGGCCGtgtgccccgcagagtgtccagaatccccacatgtgagtcggctgcaccattggttaagatatCACTACtgataacaaggactggctctgaagaataatttaaaaacacagacatcccATACCAATTGGTCAAATTTCCATGCATCAACACAACCttatgcattatgtgatagttagcccacagaggaatgataatatcagatgggaatgcaggttttaactaatctaatgtaatcagtgggactctggatcatgatgatagagTGTTTGTAGACTCTGTGTCAACAAATGTGTAACCTAGGCAGAGATGTGATGTTATTAaagtcataacaatttgttggtgtaatttctgagcctcCATTTGGTGAGTTGCTTTCAGTCTAATCTGGCTATtaccatattattattttaatttttgttgcgtccatttcagtgatgcctgtcaGCCCATgcttttaaatcatattttccaactcacttacactttaaaaataaaacaggtgatgcagttattaatattgtttttgaaatgttgaGCATTTCTTATGTTGGGTACATAGAGGGTATCTTCTAAGAAACAAATTTGTAGAGAATGtttaaaccaaaacatttacattgGTTCTTGTTATTGCTTATGACATGACTTGCTTCTActgtgttgctttttatttactcaaacattccactttcatttctttaattcaAGTATCTCCTCTGCCCACAGAGGTAgggtgtttttcttaaaaaggcTCCTATGTATTTTCTCCATGAGATTTGTTTGAAATTGGGACAGAAAATCTGTATTTGTAAGGTTCAGTATGTAGCGATTAAGATTTAGAGTCTGTCAGTGTTGCAACTTGTAAATCAGTGTGATGGGCTGTGCTGCAGTTGTCTTTGAATAGGATGGAGTTCACCAACTGAACCAAAGGAGAGAAATGGCAGCtagatggaagtgcatttaaaaccaagaacaggaggcccaTCTTTATGCAAAAGGTTGTAGGAGTCTGGATCAAGCTAACCAGCTATGTTGTCAGATCCAATCCAATACCCTGGTTTCAAATGAGCCACTAATTACCAAATAGGCTAAATTACCTGTGGGCAGGCAGTCCAACACAACAGTCACCCCTACATTGAGGAGGTGAGTAAGAGGCtgtagtgtcaaacaaatgacaaagttcaggtgtctgtgaagcagaagtctctttattcatatgcatatggaagtccggcttgcaaccaccagacttaaaaaataagtagctgaagatggtcctttataccttaaaacacaaagagttactatgacatattctaaacaaatgatgaaACAGCAACACCTGGCAATTAATTATATCGAAGTTGCGgactagacaacagttagttcttttcatattctgggcGTACAGACAGCTTACCAAaatcttactgaccaaggacaggcagcatctttatatacatttgagcacaaagcctacgtcaagccactagactgcatagtttgcaaaaacatacaaaatcaagaaaattatattattatctcACGTCCTGGGCATCTC
The window above is part of the Lepisosteus oculatus isolate fLepOcu1 unplaced genomic scaffold, fLepOcu1.hap2 HAP2_SCAFFOLD_121, whole genome shotgun sequence genome. Proteins encoded here:
- the LOC138226261 gene encoding TOG array regulator of axonemal microtubules protein 1-like — encoded protein: MIGGDGSAEERDNISFPPLKSTPHIAGKRRDGPEQPGLQSFSRPELALTQSLQFLASDDWERKVDGLSFIRRLSQHHPVILISRLHDVSLALVQEVKNLRSAVSRMAVVCLGDVFTFLKRRMDPELGNTVKVLLEKAGESNTFIRQSVDSTLDCMVQSCTPARAVNALLNGGLSHLNSRVRACMAHHLADLVERMGAHNLPRDITNRILPAATRLAQDASQETRYKLALFLDG